From one Lotus japonicus ecotype B-129 chromosome 3, LjGifu_v1.2 genomic stretch:
- the LOC130744513 gene encoding uncharacterized protein LOC130744513, translating to MLTIQALSILHKPHFIQDFDEFTTSPTKLDLDSNVESPIHHDDKEEKFEEQPEFSFASANSHGTLTFADEIFDNGQIRPSFHDIDQIPLKKIFIQHNSDFKFEQSDISKEPRIEQLQNTTLVKLDGLNEGCNKSNSTGFSKLWRFRRDLNFRSNSNNKDAFVLLNPPMFARPNKAKVKNVKVRNTKQKTKLLDHEKLYVANRMRGERNKRRSFLPYKQNLIRLFTNANSLSKNLHPF from the coding sequence ATGTTGACAATCCAAGCTTTATCCATTCTCCATAAGCCTCACTTCATCCAGGATTTTGATGAATTCACCACCAGTCCCACAAAACTTGATCTAGATTCCAATGTCGAATCACCAATCCACCATGACGACAAAGAAGAAAAGTTTGAAGAACAGCCAGAGTTTAGTTTTGCTTCCGCTAATTCACACGGAACGCTAACATTTGCTGATGAGATCTTTGATAATGGTCAAATCCGACCATCCTTCCACGACATTGACCAAATACCACTGAAGAAGATCTTCATTCAACACAATAGCGattttaaatttgaacaaaGTGATATTTCAAAAGAACCGCGTATTGAACAACTACAAAATACAACATTGGTGAAGTTGGATGGTTTAAATGAGGGGTGCAATAAGAGCAACTCCACAGGGTTCTCAAAGCTATGGAGATTCCGAAGAGACTTGAATTTTCGAAGCAACAGTAACAACAAAGACGCTTTTGTTTTGCTGAATCCTCCAATGTTTGCAAGACCCAACAAGGCGAAGGTAAAAAACGTGAAGGTGAGGAATACAAAGCAGAAAACAAAGTTGTTGGATCATGAGAAGCTTTATGTGGCGAATAGAATGAGGGGTGAAAGAAACAAACGCAGATCATTCTTGCCTTATAAACAAAATTTGATTAGGCTATTTACCAATGCGAATAGCCTTAGCAAGAACCTTCATCCTTTTTGA